Below is a genomic region from Spartobacteria bacterium.
CAGGCCGCTGCCGAGAACCGACCCGGCCATAGTGGACACATCCTGTATGGTTCCTGTATCCGCATAGGCTACAGCGATGGCCAGTAATATCATGATCAGCGCGGCCGCTGTTACAGTGAATCGCGCAACCGTTAAATAGTGTTTTTCAGACCGCCCGGGGCTGCGGACACGATACATGTCGGTCACGAAGACTGCGGCAATTGCATTCATAGATGAGTCCAGTGACGACATGGCGGCGGCCACCGCTGCGGCAATGACCAATCCTGTCACCCCCGGCGGGAGATAGTGCATGATGAAAAATGGAAGAATGCCTTCCGGCTTGGCCGTGCCTGTCAGCATCTCCGCCGCCGGTCCGACCGGATGGAATTTGAAGAAGACATAAAGAGCAGTTCCTATAAACATGAAGAATGCCCATACGGGCAGCCGGGTTGCAACACTCCAGATAACGGCTTTGCGGGCTTCGGCGTCACTGGCCGCTCCACAGTAGCGCTGCACCACGTTCTGATCGGTCGCGAACTCCTGCAGCCACCAGGTGAGGCCCAGCAACAGCATCATTAGTCCGGTTTTTTCGGAAATCGCCCAGCCCCAGCCTATCGGAACCAGTTGGCCGCCCCGAACATCGGTGCAGCTAAGTTTGCCATCCGCCAGCGCCTCCTTTACGACCGTCGCCAGTCCGCCGGGAATATGTGCCACAATGTAGATCATGATCAGGATTCCGCCGATGATCAGGACAAGCGTTTGAATGACATCGGTCCATACCACCGCATCAAAGCCGCCGGCAATGGTGTACATCGCCACAATCAGGCCGGCGGCCATGATCGACAGCCATAAGGGCCAGCCGACGAGCGTCATCATTAATTCGCCAAGCAGAAAAAGAACGATGCCCAGGCGGGTGCACTGCGAAAGGATAAATGCCGCGCTTCCATATAACCGAATGCCATTGCCAAAGCGCAGTCCAAGATATTGATAGGCAGAAGTCATGCGTCCCCGCCGGTAAAACGGGATAAAAAATGCGATGGCCGCGACGGCTGCCAGGGGCATTAAATAATTGGGCAGCATGCGCAGCCAGCCTGTCTTGAATGCATCCGCCGGATAAGCC
It encodes:
- a CDS encoding sodium:solute symporter, with protein sequence MRDIHILDWMVMAVYFASMAWMGLYFSKKNRDTEQYFVGGRRFRGWVIGLSLVGTSISSISFLAYPADAFKTGWLRMLPNYLMPLAAVAAIAFFIPFYRRGRMTSAYQYLGLRFGNGIRLYGSAAFILSQCTRLGIVLFLLGELMMTLVGWPLWLSIMAAGLIVAMYTIAGGFDAVVWTDVIQTLVLIIGGILIMIYIVAHIPGGLATVVKEALADGKLSCTDVRGGQLVPIGWGWAISEKTGLMMLLLGLTWWLQEFATDQNVVQRYCGAASDAEARKAVIWSVATRLPVWAFFMFIGTALYVFFKFHPVGPAAEMLTGTAKPEGILPFFIMHYLPPGVTGLVIAAAVAAAMSSLDSSMNAIAAVFVTDMYRVRSPGRSEKHYLTVARFTVTAAALIMILLAIAVAYADTGTIQDVSTMAGSVLGSGLLGLFLFGFFTTWANARAVGTGIAVTIIYTIYTLLGKEGWVPLPPFDLYYTAIVGNILLFGVSAALSCLIPQKPQRDLTNLTVWTMTHESTPSGSSPGTNRIGKKHA